In a single window of the Mobula hypostoma chromosome 29, sMobHyp1.1, whole genome shotgun sequence genome:
- the nxnl1 gene encoding nucleoredoxin-like protein 1 — translation MVDLFTGVTLIKNNRDRDELDTQQQLDNTLRNKVVLLYFGSSDCPRCQAFAPALQDFSKRLMDEYYVLRAAQLVLVYVSQDQTEKKQQCFLKTLHRRWLFLPFQDKYRRDLQRMYDVKEIPCIIVLKPNGDLITRNGVAEISTMGVNCLKNWWEASDIIDRNFLLAEDFEEWSWKSLTDPLRQLKYRVKKTGTERDNETE, via the exons ATGGTGGACCTGTTCACGGGAGTAACCTTGATAAAGAATAACAGGGACAGAGACGAACTCGACACCCAGCAGCAGCTGGACAACACGCTACGCAACAAggtggtgctcctgtacttcGGTTCAAGCGACTGCCCCAGATGCCAGGCGTTCGCCCCTGCACTGCAGGACTTCTCCAAACGGCTGATGGATGAATATTACGTCCTTCGAGCAGCTCAGCTAGTGTTGGTGTATGTTTCCCAGGATCAAACTGAGAAGAAGCAGCAGTGTTTCCTCAAGACACTGCATAGGAGGTGGCTCTTTCTACCATTCCAGGACAAATACAGAAG AGACTTACAAAGAATGTATGATGTCAAGGAGATCCCATGCATCATTGTTCTTAAACCCAATGGAGATCTTATCACCAGGAATGGTGTGGCAGAGATCTCCACCATGGGGGTGAATTGTCTGAAGAACTGGTGGGAAGCGTCGGACATAATTGACAGGAATTTCCTCCTGGCAGAAGATTTTGAGGAATGGTCCTGGAAGAGTCTGACAGACCCCTTAAGGCAGCTCAAGTACAGAGTTAAAAAGACGGGCACAGAGAGGGACAATGAAACAGAGTGA